From Pontibacter actiniarum, a single genomic window includes:
- the ychF gene encoding redox-regulated ATPase YchF has product MGLRCGIVGLPNVGKSTLFNAISNAKAESANYPFCTIEPNVGVITVPDERLQILEELVHPERVLPTVIEFVDIAGLVKGASKGEGLGNKFLANIREVDAIIHVVRCFEDENIVHVDGKVNPIADKEIIDTELQLKDLESIDKKILKVVRSAKSGDAKAKKELASLEKYKAHLEAGLNARSLDVTEDDLEAVEDLKLLTAKPVIYAANVDENSMLEGNQYSEALREHVKDENALVVLISASIEAQIAELTDPEEKEMFLSEYGLKESGLNKLIRASYDLLNLITYFTAGVKEVRAWTIEKGWKAPQAAGVIHTDFEKGFIRAEVIKLKDYQEYKSEAKIKEAGKMAVEGKEYVVQDGDIMHFRFNV; this is encoded by the coding sequence ATGGGACTACGATGCGGTATTGTGGGACTGCCAAATGTTGGCAAGTCTACCCTGTTCAACGCTATTTCTAACGCCAAGGCAGAGTCTGCCAACTATCCTTTCTGCACCATCGAGCCGAACGTGGGCGTGATTACGGTGCCGGATGAGCGCCTGCAGATCCTGGAGGAGCTGGTGCACCCGGAGCGCGTGCTGCCAACGGTAATCGAGTTTGTGGACATTGCCGGCCTGGTGAAGGGCGCAAGCAAAGGCGAAGGCCTGGGCAACAAGTTCCTGGCAAACATCCGCGAGGTTGATGCCATCATTCACGTGGTGCGCTGCTTCGAAGATGAAAACATCGTGCACGTGGACGGCAAGGTAAACCCTATCGCAGACAAGGAGATCATTGATACGGAGCTGCAGCTGAAGGACCTGGAGTCTATCGACAAGAAGATTCTGAAAGTGGTGCGTTCCGCCAAGTCCGGGGATGCCAAAGCGAAAAAAGAGCTGGCGAGCCTGGAGAAGTATAAAGCACACCTGGAGGCCGGCCTCAACGCCCGCAGTCTGGATGTGACAGAAGACGACCTGGAGGCGGTGGAAGACCTGAAGCTGCTGACGGCCAAGCCGGTGATTTATGCCGCAAACGTGGACGAGAACTCCATGCTGGAGGGCAACCAGTACTCAGAGGCACTGCGTGAGCATGTGAAGGATGAGAACGCACTGGTGGTGCTGATCTCCGCCTCTATCGAAGCACAGATTGCAGAGCTGACCGATCCGGAGGAAAAAGAGATGTTCTTATCGGAATATGGTTTGAAAGAGTCTGGCCTGAACAAGCTGATCCGTGCCTCTTATGACCTGCTGAATCTGATCACCTACTTTACCGCCGGTGTGAAAGAAGTACGCGCCTGGACGATTGAGAAAGGCTGGAAAGCTCCGCAGGCGGCAGGCGTCATCCACACTGACTTCGAGAAAGGCTTTATCCGTGCAGAGGTAATCAAGCTGAAGGACTACCAGGAGTATAAGTCTGAAGCCAAGATTAAGGAAGCCGGTAAAATGGCCGTGGAAGGCAAAGAATACGTGGTGCAGGACGGCGATATCATGCACTTCCGCTTTAACGTGTAG